From the genome of Leptolyngbyaceae cyanobacterium:
GCAGCTTTTCCGTTCTCCGCTTCTCCTACTACTTCAAAGCAATCCTCGTACTTGAGTAACTCGCTTAATCCCCGACGGATCAAACTCTGATCGTCCACTAACAAAATACGAATCATAATTGGCAACCGGGAATTAAGAAGGTATATACCATTGATACACGCCATGTCAAGGATTTGCTCGCCATGTCGATCGCCTGCGCCACGAAATTCTAGACAACAAACGATCGATATTGTTGCGATCGACTAAAGCTAACATAAGTGTCCCGATTGCTTTAGGACTTTAGTCCTAGATAAATTCAGGACTTGCGCCTCATGTGCCTTCTCTATATCAATTCTATGATGTACCCATAAGAGATAAACGGAGCTAATCAAACAAGGCCAGTGTTTATGAGTACCATTTTAGTTGTCGAGGATAGCGCTACACAACGGCAGATGATAGCAGATTTCCTTGAAGACTATGATTTTCAGGTCGAAATCGCCCGTAATGGAGTAGAAGCCCTCCAACATTTACATGATTCTTCCCCTGATGTGGTACTGTTAGATGTTCTGATGCCTGAAATGAACGGTTACGAGGTCTGCCGTCGAATTAAAAATGACCCGAAAACTCAAGATATCCCGGTAATTATGTGTTCTGCCAAAATCACGCAAGTCGATCGATATTGGGGTATGAAAATAGGTGCAGATGCTTACATTGGCAAGCCATTTAAACAAAACGAATTGATTGAAACAATCGAGCGTTTTTTGGACAACAATTAAGCTAAATCACCAATTTATCGATAAATCTTGAGTCATCAAGTTTATGCCTTCTCCTTCTTCGTCGTACTCTTTATCTCGCTCCAAATCATCTCTAAAGAGTACGATCGATTCCCAAGTTTCTAGGTAGCTCGCACTATAAATGGTAGATAATACGTGGTTGAAAATTTCCCACCTATTACCTACCATTTTTTCTTTTTGGTCATTTGTCATTTGTTATTTGTCAAAAAAGCATTTTCTCCCCATCTCCCCATCCCCCCATCTCCCCATC
Proteins encoded in this window:
- a CDS encoding response regulator, encoding MSTILVVEDSATQRQMIADFLEDYDFQVEIARNGVEALQHLHDSSPDVVLLDVLMPEMNGYEVCRRIKNDPKTQDIPVIMCSAKITQVDRYWGMKIGADAYIGKPFKQNELIETIERFLDNN